One region of Blattabacterium cuenoti genomic DNA includes:
- the ndk gene encoding nucleoside-diphosphate kinase yields the protein MISHFFGKITLSIIKPDAVKNGYIVPILYKINNAGFHIKALKMTELSKKSAIKFYDEHKKKVFFNSLIEFMSSGPIMSIILEKKNAVKDFRILIGDTNPIKAKKKTIRNLYATSLEKNAIHGSDSNENAIKECLFYFSNRDILF from the coding sequence ATGATTTCTCATTTTTTCGGAAAAATTACTCTTTCTATTATAAAACCAGATGCAGTAAAAAACGGATATATAGTACCTATTTTATATAAAATAAATAATGCAGGATTTCATATAAAAGCACTTAAAATGACTGAATTATCTAAAAAATCAGCTATAAAATTTTATGATGAACATAAAAAAAAAGTTTTTTTTAACTCTTTAATAGAATTTATGTCTTCTGGACCAATTATGTCTATCATATTAGAAAAAAAAAATGCAGTAAAAGACTTTAGAATTTTAATAGGAGATACAAATCCCATAAAGGCAAAAAAAAAAACTATACGAAATTTATATGCTACTTCTTTAGAAAAAAACGCTATACATGGATCAGATAGTAATGAAAATGCAATAAAAGAATGTTTATTTTATTTTTCTAATAGGGACATTTTATTTTAA
- a CDS encoding LemA family protein encodes MKKKLIIIIFSIFIFITGLWISNIYNQLVKLNENIKKQWGQVENVYQRRADLIPNLVNTVKGTANFEKNTLIKIIENRAKATSIHIDPNDLNQNQINKFQKTQENLNNSVNRFLLIVENYPNLKSTQNFYELQNQLEGTENRINVERNRFNDQVNNFNTYRNQFPKIIIANFFYKFKEKGYIRYQIGSQKSPIVNFSN; translated from the coding sequence ATGAAAAAAAAATTAATAATAATTATTTTCTCTATTTTCATATTTATAACTGGATTATGGATATCCAATATATATAATCAATTAGTTAAACTAAATGAAAATATAAAAAAACAATGGGGTCAAGTGGAAAATGTTTATCAACGTAGAGCAGATTTAATTCCAAATTTAGTAAATACAGTAAAAGGAACTGCTAACTTTGAAAAAAATACATTAATTAAGATAATAGAAAATAGAGCTAAAGCAACTTCTATTCATATTGATCCAAATGATTTAAATCAAAATCAGATAAATAAATTTCAAAAAACACAAGAAAATTTAAATAATTCTGTGAACAGATTTCTTTTAATTGTAGAAAATTATCCAAATTTAAAATCTACGCAAAATTTTTATGAATTACAAAATCAATTAGAAGGAACAGAAAATCGTATTAACGTAGAAAGAAATCGTTTTAATGATCAAGTAAATAATTTTAATACTTATAGAAATCAATTTCCAAAAATCATTATAGCAAATTTTTTTTATAAATTTAAAGAAAAAGGATACATACGATATCAAATAGGATCACAAAAATCTCCTATTGTCAATTTTTCTAATTAA
- a CDS encoding TPM domain-containing protein, which produces MKKKFFLFILIFFCINSITIGQFNIPKQPKKIYPVQDYAKILSKEQINKINKKLILYSKTTSTEILVTIIQDLHKEDPNLLANKWGEKWKIGNIYKNNGIVILLSINDKKISIQNGYGIEPYMTDFVTMKIIKKIKPILKNHLYYKAIDCSIEEIFKILKNKYHNTHNKNKKIFSVWFYIMSFIFVLFFIFLYKNRIIDSSFLNTLFIINFLFKNNNNNWENNNWENNNWENNNWENNNWENEDNFDGFGEGGNFGGGGSSSNW; this is translated from the coding sequence ATGAAAAAAAAATTTTTTTTATTTATTTTAATTTTTTTTTGTATTAATTCAATAACAATAGGACAATTTAACATTCCTAAACAACCAAAAAAAATATATCCTGTACAAGATTATGCTAAAATTTTATCAAAAGAACAAATCAATAAAATAAATAAAAAACTTATTCTATATTCTAAAACTACATCTACAGAAATATTAGTAACTATAATTCAAGATCTACACAAAGAAGATCCAAATTTATTAGCTAATAAATGGGGAGAAAAATGGAAAATAGGAAACATATATAAAAATAATGGAATAGTTATATTATTATCTATTAATGATAAAAAAATATCTATTCAAAACGGATATGGAATAGAACCTTATATGACTGATTTTGTAACTATGAAAATTATAAAAAAAATAAAACCTATATTAAAAAATCATCTTTATTATAAAGCTATAGATTGCAGTATTGAAGAAATATTTAAAATATTAAAAAATAAATATCATAATACACATAATAAAAATAAAAAAATTTTTTCTGTATGGTTTTATATTATGTCTTTTATTTTTGTATTATTTTTTATTTTTCTTTACAAAAATAGAATAATAGATTCCTCTTTTTTAAATACATTATTTATAATAAATTTTTTATTTAAAAACAATAACAATAACTGGGAAAACAATAACTGGGAAAACAATAACTGGGAAAACAATAACTGGGAAAACAATAACTGGGAAAATGAAGATA